Genomic window (Vigna radiata var. radiata cultivar VC1973A chromosome 1, Vradiata_ver6, whole genome shotgun sequence):
TTGGTTCTACTAAGAACCACTGCTTAAAACcttctgaaaaaaataaaaaaataatattttcagtgaaaattttgaaatttgtttcaaaCTTTATGTTTCGGTTCATGGTATAATCGAAGtataatcttaaattattattttcgcAGGATCCTATGACAACGGTTCTGCATAGAACTGATGTCATAAATCCTGtacaaaaaatttatcaattgaaaatttttcaattgTTAGTTTTGTAAAACCCTATCACAACGAGTGTGAGAACAACCGATATTAAAGATACACTatgattttaaacttttttaaccAAAAACTTATATgcttataaaattacaaaaatactatCACATCTTTTTATCCTTCAATTTCATCACAATCGAAATGTATTGCGttagaagaatttttttatgtgtagTATGTTATTATTTCACAAACATCatatgttttacattatttgatCCCACAAAATAAGTATTTGTGAATAGAATATCTTAACATGTGAACTGAAATCTTATGTATAGTATAAAAGACAACTTTTAGAACATTGTAAACTCTTATCTCATAAACATTACTTCAAATTttactttgtctttgtttttctcGTCTGTACTTACACGTATTGTAtatcatctttttaattttgtgtgtAATATTCACGTATATTTTCAACttgaattaataagaaaataatgagaGTGTCTATAATATCATATTAGGTTTTATTCAATGCTTTGTGATTCTTGGTGACATGTCTTGTATTTGAGATTCCATTTTATCTCAAATGGAAATGTATATCTTAATTAACGAAGTTTGCAATATCAGGGTATCTGGGTTGGTGGTGTTAAATCAAGTATATATTTTGATGTAGCACTGcagaaattattaaaagagttagtaaatataattattgactAGAGTTGGTGaagtataattattaaatgaatatgacTTGAAGGAATAATATCACTATTTAGGTCCTGACTTTTGAACATTGGAATAAAGTTGGTGAAGTGGGTTGAATTCaatgattaataattttgaaagattaaaataataatctcAGTTTAGCATAATAATGTTTAGTTCTTATATAAAATCAAAGAGTTCATGTCATAAGATAATAcgagctattttttttttctctgacaTATTGAATCATCTTTAGAATAATTCACTTTTGTTAGTCACCAATAACTAAAACCTTTTATTCAATgttaactataaaaaatataattatttaaattttaaaataaaatatcaaataacaattacatatttatcaactaaatattaaaaactatatacaattatatataactagTAAAAACTCATACAtagtatgataaaaaaaataatgaaattataattattaaaataaatataaataatttttaatagattatttttatttatttcataactgatttttatttatttagtaaattatttttatttatttaattttaaaaaataattaaatttaaaaaataagttaaatttaaataaaacaataacttacagataaaaatagaaaaataaaaaatatcaaaaagaaaaatctcttatatatatatatatatataaatatagattaaaattttattatttgtatattgtTTCAAGAAAAACACAATAGTTATATTCTTATATCTGTGTAAGAAtttgtaaaaattgaaaaagatgaagaaataaCTTAGGaactctatttttaatttaaaatagaaaattttgaatttcaatttaatttataacactctataatcatattaattatcttttttctcAGTTACATAATTATGCTtcaggtttttttttcttctttctattcTCAACCTGGGTTCCACATTTtcaaataaagtttttattagTTAGTAATTGAAATCTAATACTgtgataataatataacttcattacatataataagatatttgttgttttattactaattacgtagacaattttttttgtaaaagatacttataatttatgtttaattataatttatatatatatatatatatatatatatatatatatattagtaattataaactaagttatattttaaatttttaaaaaatatcaacttcaaagatttataataaatgtatattataaattaaatattttagttaaataatgtattttttaaccctaatataaaaataacgcaaagatcaataataaaatatataatggtATAAtctatatgatttttttatggtaaaatatagttatataattgtaaaaattataattttatatgattatatatatgtagtAATTATAGTTTCTACAACtataacattatataatatatatattacacattGTATATTGTTTACTAAGTTATATAAAATTCcatgataaattttgaaaaacttaccattttacaatttataatatttttttataaactaaaaacatagtAAATTtgtaagattaaaatatttatcttaaaataactaacttaaaattataattcttttgacaagttatacaaataatttagatttatCCATTTATCATGCTTAATATTTTCAATAGCGAtattccaaattttattttatcatgtttGAACTTCATGAACACTGCAAAACTCAaaaccacattaaatttgttaaagtgTTTGATTATTTATCTTTAGAAGTAAGTTTGGTAGAAGGAAAACAAAGCACTATTTGGTTGAAAATTATATTGAcaaatcttattattaaaatataagtttttattaaaatataagtttatatgCATTGTCCactttatttaaacttaattttaataaaagttatctttttaaaatcagTATTACTtgaattaaagtttataaatataaatatttacccAATATCCTTGGAGATaagttttaagataaaattatacaaagattaaaaagactaaaatacaaaaatcaaagaagaagaaccctttattctttttgacattttttgtcggaaaaaaaatttaaatttgataaaagcaagtaaaaaaataaaacatctcagaagaaacaaaacagaaaacgTTAGTTTTCAAAACAGGTCCCACTGCTTGAGTGTCCGTCAATGATTATTATCTGGCAAATGAAAACGTTGGaataacttataattaaattaataacaattaattaaaactatagtgtaatagatattatttaattaaaaaagaaaaaagaaaaagaaaactagccgttggaagagttcccaaattcaaatgaaatggTGGGGTCGTGCACACACATCAATGCGCTATCTATCATTTGAATCATCACAATTGCCACACACAGCCATTGCTCTTCCAATTGAACTCAACTCTCAACAGCTTCGCTCTTCTCTCCTTCTTCTACATCTGAGTTGAAGAAATTACTCAACTAGGGTTGATGTGAGTTTATGCTTCAGTTTCCTTTTATTTCGCGATTTCTTGTTGAACTCTCTGATGAGTTGATTTTGCATTTTCCATTTGAGGATTTGACTCTATTATTAATGTGCTTCTTTCTTTACTTACTTACTTTCctgttttttactcttttacTCAGTTTAATGCTTAAAATCAGTGCTtgatgtaataaaattaaaaacatgtaatGTAATCTTTCCCTTTTCTGTGTTTggtgtattaaaattaaatttcatttcatccTTTACTAAACTTAATGCTTCCCGTTAAAGTATTCTATAGTGAATCTATACAACTTCagtctcattttctttttgttttaaaatcttCAACTCAAATGTTCTTTAGTTGAAACTCtcttgtttgatatttttttagcaCGATTCAAGTCACATTGGGAGAGATCTCATTtgatataaaatcaattcaatgttTGAAAATTGAACAAGAACTTATGAACTAACCCTAAATATGAACTGATCTATTTACTGaatttttcttagttttcattgttgatgattttctcactaatttttttttttttttttagaaaatgactttgaaaacCCCAGGAACACCAGTTTCGAAGATAGTTAGGACTCCAGTATCAACTCCAGGAGGGTCAAGAGCTAAAGAAGAGAAGATTGTGGTCACAGTAAGGTTAAGACCTTTGAACAAAAGGGAGCAATTGGCTAAAGATCAGGTGGCATGGGACTGCATCAATGATTACACTGTTGTGTATAAACCACCTGCACAAGAACGGGCTGCCCAACCGATGTCATTTACTTTTGGTACCAAATGAAATTACTCACCTTGTTTTTTGCTATGATTAGTTATTAATCGTTTCTTTTAtccatttcttaatttaatgtcttaaactttttaatatttgttgacCTAGCTTTTTACCCTGCAGATAAAGTTTTTGGTCCTGCTTCAGTAACAGAGGCAGTATACGAAGAAGTAAAGAATGTGGCATTATCTGCATTAACAGGCATTAACGGTATTGCATTATTTCAGATATTTGTTTCTTTCTGTCTAAACCCCCATTATCTGCTGGAGAATGAATTACATAACCATTGCATGCTTATTTCTTGCAGCTACAGTTTTTGCTTATGGACAAACTAGCAGTGGAAAAACATATACAATGAGAGGCATAACAGAGAGGGCTGTCAATGATATCTACAATCATATCTTGAATGTAAGTTTCTTCAAAGTTTCATTGTAGTTCACGTTCTTTTCTGTTATAGAATTGAATTCTTGTTGCCATGAAGAGAATATTTTGTCTCAGTTTTGgttatatgtaataaaatattacaattttgaaGTTTGGTGAACTGCGTGACTAAGATATTTCAATTGGCATTATTACAGTCTCCTGAAAGAGATTTCACTATAAAAATATCTGGACTAGAGATATACAATGAGAATGTAAGGGACTTGTTAAATTCAGAATCTGGTCGCAGTTTGAAGCTTCTTGATGATCCTGAGGTAAGATTCCAATTTAGTGTTTTCTCTAATACTAGGAAGCTCACAATTTGGTTTCTTCCTGatcatgaattttaaaattttcatattttaatatcctGCGTTATCTTTGAAGATATTTTGAagttttgtcttttcttttctagtGAGAAAGCAATTCAGTAGCAtgctttttcatttctttccttCTTAACCATATATTCTTCATGTAATGTAGAAAGGTACTATGGTTGAGAAACTAGTGGAAGAGACAGTAAAAGATGACAAGCATTTGAGACATTTGATCTCCATCTGTGAAGGTAGGGGGAACTTTCATACTTGTATGATGTTATATACCTGTTACGCATTGAAACAATTTAGTTTATTGAAGTTATTTTAATTGGCAGCTCAAAGGCAGGTTGGCGAAACTGCTCTAAATGATAACAGCTCGCGGTCTCACCAGATAATAAGATTGGTCAGTGACTGTAGTACAATTATTTGTTGAAATTCAGAGGATCATCCTATTTTCCTTTCCCTCTCGTAATTAATAtgaatatcatatttttcttccttttggtGTATATTGCAGACAATTCAAAGTACTCTTCGTGAAAATACAGATTGTGTGAAATCTTTTGTCGCAACCTTGGTAATTTGATGTTTCTCGCTTACTTTTAATTGGATGAATTAGTTCTTGTTGAGTAATTCATGTCTCTGATTGCAGAACTTTGTTGATCTTGCTGGAAGTGAGAGGGCTTCACAGACACACGCAGATGGCACTAGGCTGAAAGAAGGCTGCCATATTAACCTTAGCTTGATGACTCTTACAACTGTTATAAGGAAGCTCAGGTCAGGATCGATGCTGTTTACAGAAGTTAATTTAGTTGTTATAATGGACAATATTGTCTAGTAGAGCTATTAGAACTGAGTACTACTTTCACCCTCTTCTAACTAGTATTCGTATCATCATATGCAGTGTTGGAAAAAGAAGTGGACATATACCTTATAGGAATTCAAAGCTTACACGTATATTGCAACATTCCCTTGGTGGGAATGCTCGCACTGCCATTATTTGTACTTTAAGTCCTGCACTGAGCCATATGGAGCAATCACGAAACACTCTCTTGTTTGCTACCCGGGCAAAGGAAGTAACAAATAGCGCCCAAGTTAACATGGTAACGATCTGTTCACAGTTAGCTAATAATCATTTCTTGGTTTTCCAAATAAGAAGATGCAAATTTGACAGTTTTCTATCAATAGGTTGTATCAGACAAACAACTTGTTAAACATTTACAAAAGGAAGTTGCAAGGCTGGAGGCAGTGTTGCGCACTCCCGATCCTTCAAATGAAAAGGATTGGAAAATTCAACAGgtaaataggaaaatgaaaactGATCATCAGGAGGAACAAGTATCATAACATGTACTGAATATTGTTACCTGAATTTTTCCAGATGGAAATGGAAATTGAAGAGCTGAAACGCCAGAGAGATCTTGCACAAACTCAGGTGGATGAATTACGCAGAAAGCTTCAGGATGACCCAAAGgtatatttctctctctctctctctctctctctctctctctctctctctctctctctctctctcttttatctacCCCTTTATCTTTGTAATGATTCATTTCAACTGACTTTAAGATCATTTTGCAATTCAGGTCTCCAACCCAGTTGAATCACCACATCTCCCAGTCAAGAAGTGCCTCTCATTCACCGGTGCACTATCATCTTTTAAACCAGAGCCAGGATGTGAGAACGTAAGAAGATCAGCATTAAGACAGTCCTTGAGGCAGTCGTCTACTGCTCCTTTTACCCTTATGCATGAAATTCGAAAGCTTGAGCATCTCCAAGAGCAGCTAGGCGAAGAAGCCAATAGAGCCTTGGAAGTATTACAAAAGGAAGTGGCATGTCATAGATTAGGTAACCAAGATGCAGCTGAGACAATTGCAAAACTGCAAGCAGAAATAAGGGAAATGCGTTCTGTCAGGTCAACAACACCAAAGGAGGTTGAAGTTGGTTGCATGGTTTCTGTCAACAAGAGTGTCAGTGCTAATCTCAAGGAGGAGATTACCCGACTTCATTCACAAGGCAGCACCATTGCAAATCTTGAACAGCAGCTTGAAAATGTTCAGAGGTCCA
Coding sequences:
- the LOC106775242 gene encoding kinesin-like protein NACK1, which translates into the protein MTLKTPGTPVSKIVRTPVSTPGGSRAKEEKIVVTVRLRPLNKREQLAKDQVAWDCINDYTVVYKPPAQERAAQPMSFTFDKVFGPASVTEAVYEEVKNVALSALTGINATVFAYGQTSSGKTYTMRGITERAVNDIYNHILNSPERDFTIKISGLEIYNENVRDLLNSESGRSLKLLDDPEKGTMVEKLVEETVKDDKHLRHLISICEAQRQVGETALNDNSSRSHQIIRLTIQSTLRENTDCVKSFVATLNFVDLAGSERASQTHADGTRLKEGCHINLSLMTLTTVIRKLSVGKRSGHIPYRNSKLTRILQHSLGGNARTAIICTLSPALSHMEQSRNTLLFATRAKEVTNSAQVNMVVSDKQLVKHLQKEVARLEAVLRTPDPSNEKDWKIQQMEMEIEELKRQRDLAQTQVDELRRKLQDDPKVSNPVESPHLPVKKCLSFTGALSSFKPEPGCENVRRSALRQSLRQSSTAPFTLMHEIRKLEHLQEQLGEEANRALEVLQKEVACHRLGNQDAAETIAKLQAEIREMRSVRSTTPKEVEVGCMVSVNKSVSANLKEEITRLHSQGSTIANLEQQLENVQRSIDKLVMSLPNNFQHSPNEASPKHKKEHRRKKLLPLSSSNAANRQNFLRSPCSPLSITQQVLEPDVENKAPENDDIISIDMPESEKETPTKSEEAGDVSSKENTPVYRRSSSVNVKKMQKMFQNAAEENVRSIRAYVTELKERVAKLQYQKQLLVCQVLELEANEANGHNIDNEEYPCEQEEPQVPWQITFKEQRQLILELWDLCYVSIIHRTQFYLLFKGDPADQIYMEVELRRLTWLQQQLAEHGNASPAPHAGDEHTTISLSSSMRALKREREFLAKRLTSRLSLEEREVLYMKWDVPLDGKQRRMQFICKLWTDPHDPIHVQESAEIVAKLVGFRTGGNMSKEMFELNFVLPSDKRPWLMGWNPITNFLNL